A segment of the Syntrophales bacterium genome:
TTCTCTCCGATTATATCAACTCCGGCCTCAATAGCTTCGATGATTCTCTCATCTGCAACGGTTTTGGTCACTGCCATAAGTCTTACATCGGAGGGATTTCGTCCGGCTCTCAGGGCAGCTTCTGCGATATTGTCCCTTATCTTTTTTATGTTATCTTTTACCGTGGGCATGATTTTATCCTTTAGAAAATCGTATCGCTCCGAGCTCTTTCAGCGTTTCCATAACCTCGCATAGGGGAAGGCCAACGACGTTTGTGTATGATCCGTGAATCTCCTTTATAAAAAAAGCGCCAATACCCTGTACGGCATATCCTCCCGCCTTGTCATACGGCTCTTTTTTTCTTACATACCAATCAATCTCATCTTCAGAGATTTCCTTGAAAACGACTGAGGATTCGACCGTATTTTTGACAATGATATCTTTATTTTTTCTCGTCAGGCAAAAACCGGTAATAACCCTGTGTTTTCTACCGCTGAGCTTGCGCAGCATTTCCTTTGCCTCATCAGCAGCTGCAGGTTTGCCGAGCACCTCGCCGTTTATGATAACGATAGTATCGGCTCCCAGCACCCAGGCATCCGGGTTTTCGATGGAGATTGACACCGCCTTTTCTTCTGAAAGTCTTAAAACGTGCTCTCCCGGAGTTTCGCCTTTTAAAAATATCTCCTTAGCGTTGCTTGGCTTTATTTCGAAGTTTAACCCGACAAGTTTCAGCAGCTCTTTTCGGCGGGGAGAAGCAGATGCTAATATCAGTTTTGATGACGATAATTCGTAATTGTTCTCGATTTCAGGCATGGCATATTATATCCAATAAAGATTCTGAAATAAATTCAGAATGACAAAGAAAAGGAATGTCATCCTGAACTTGTTTCAGGATCAGTTTCAAGATCGACCTGCGGTTTACATCTTTGAAGCCACCACCTTGCAGGCGGTGAAGCCTTTACTAAGTTATGTATTACTCGTTTTCCGTTCAAAAACAGATATGATCTCTGCGGCAAAAAGTATTATGGAAGCAAGGTAAAACACCCAGAGGACAATATATATAAGCGCGTTGAGAGGTCCGTACACAAAGTTTGCCGGATTGCCGCCGGATGAGAGATAGAGGCTGAACAGATACTTCGCAATTTCAAGGAGGACTGAACAGATGATCCCGCCCATAAGCGCATGTGAAAAGTGAATCTTCTTGTTGGGAATAAACTTAAATATTAGTGTGAAGAAAACAA
Coding sequences within it:
- a CDS encoding Maf family protein, with amino-acid sequence MPEIENNYELSSSKLILASASPRRKELLKLVGLNFEIKPSNAKEIFLKGETPGEHVLRLSEEKAVSISIENPDAWVLGADTIVIINGEVLGKPAAADEAKEMLRKLSGRKHRVITGFCLTRKNKDIIVKNTVESSVVFKEISEDEIDWYVRKKEPYDKAGGYAVQGIGAFFIKEIHGSYTNVVGLPLCEVMETLKELGAIRFSKG